In a single window of the Bacillus mycoides genome:
- a CDS encoding glycerophosphodiester phosphodiesterase: MNKPLIFAHRGVKGTHPENTMIAFQEAERIGAHGIELDVHLSKDGELVVIHDETVDRTTNGVGLVSEKTVEELQALDAGSHKDPSFHEAKIPTLREVFIWLSTTNLQLNIELKTDVLHYPNIEEKVVALVREYHLSNQIAFSSFNHDSVSLLAEIAPEIPRAILYDTPLADPIAEANRREATGLHPNFQLLTKEFVQLAQGQGYVFRPYTINEYKDLQTMIDYGVDVIITDWPARAFELLS, encoded by the coding sequence ATGAATAAACCACTTATTTTCGCTCATCGCGGGGTAAAAGGAACACACCCAGAAAATACGATGATTGCCTTCCAAGAGGCTGAACGCATTGGGGCTCACGGAATTGAACTTGATGTTCATCTATCAAAAGATGGTGAACTAGTTGTTATTCATGATGAAACGGTGGACCGCACAACAAATGGCGTGGGACTTGTTTCTGAGAAAACTGTAGAGGAATTACAAGCTTTAGATGCTGGTAGCCATAAAGATCCTTCTTTCCATGAGGCGAAAATCCCAACATTACGAGAAGTATTTATTTGGCTCTCTACAACAAATTTACAACTTAACATTGAATTAAAAACAGATGTTCTTCATTATCCAAATATTGAAGAAAAAGTTGTTGCTCTTGTTCGTGAATATCATCTATCCAATCAAATTGCATTTTCATCATTTAACCACGATTCCGTTTCATTATTAGCAGAAATTGCTCCAGAAATTCCAAGAGCGATTTTGTACGATACACCACTTGCAGATCCTATTGCTGAAGCAAACAGGCGCGAGGCGACTGGATTACATCCAAACTTTCAATTATTAACGAAAGAGTTTGTCCAATTAGCACAGGGGCAAGGATACGTTTTTCGTCCTTACACCATTAATGAATATAAAGATTTACAAACTATGATTGACTATGGTGTAGATGTCATCATTACCGATTGGCCAGCACGTGCCTTTGAGCTCCTTTCTTAA